The sequence TCGTGCTACCATCCCATGGCAGGCCTTTCCAAGGGATTCGGGCGAGAGTCGAGCAGTTGGTCGCACATCACGGTGAGCGCTGTGATGAATTGCTGGCCGCCTGCCAGACACCTCGCAGCGCAGCAGAATTGCTCGAAACCCTGTTCCCCCGTCAGCTGGACACTCACCAGGTGATGTTCGCGATGGGAGAGGCCATTGCCCACCTGAATTACCTTGTGCACGGGAGGGAGTTGCGCGAGGTGGACGACGGCGGCGATGTGGCCCGCTTTATATCAACCGCTCTACCCAAGCATTGAGGACCGAACGCATGGCACCGCCGAAAACAGAAGACAGAACGGTCGAACTGCCCGACCCGAGTGAGCTGGCCCAGACGTACTCCGAAGTCGCCCAGCGCGCCTCGCACCTCATCAGCGAGCATGTTCAACGTCAACTCAAGAAGGGCGTGGCCGCACCGGCCGACGAACTGGGCATCGCCCAGGCGTTCATGGACATGATGGCCAAGCTGCTGGCCAACCCCTACAAGCTGGCCCAGACCCAGATGAACCTGGTGTGGGACTACTTCTCGCTGTGGCAGCACTCGATGCTGCGCTTCGCCGGCATGCAGGCGCCCCCGGTGGCCGCCCCCGCCAAGGACGACAAGCGCTTCAAGGACGAGCAGTGGCAGGAACACTTCCTGTTCGACTTCATCAAGCAGTCCTACCTGATCACCGCCCGCCACATCCATGACACCGTCTGTGGCGTCGAGGGCCTGGAAGAACAGACCCAGAAAAAGGTCAACTTCTACACCCGCCAGTATGTCGACGCACTGAGCCCGTCGAACTTCGCCCTGACCAACCCGGAAGTGTTCCGCGAGACGGTCAAGAACCACGGCCAGAACCTGGTCAAGGGCCTGAACAACCTGCTGCGCGACATCGAGGACGGCGGCGGCAACCTGCGCGTCAAGATGACCGACACCACCGCCTTCGAGCTGGGCAAGAACGTCGCCACCACGCCGGGCAAGGTTGTCTTCCAGACCGAGATGATGCAGCTCATCCAGTACACGCCCTCGACCGACAAGGCGCTCAAGCGCCCGCTGCTGATCGTGCCGCCCTGGATCAACAAGTTCTACATCCTCGACCTGCGCGAGAAGAACTCCTACATCAAGTGGGCCGTCGACCAGGGCCACACGGTGTTCGTGATCTCCTGGGTCAATCCGGACGAGAAGCTCGCCGAGCGCAGCTTCGACGCCTATGTGACCGACGGCATCCTGGCCGCGCTCGACGCCATCGAAGCGCAAACCGGCGAGAAGGAAGTCAACGCCGCCGGCTACTGCCTGGGCGGCACGCTGCTGGCCACCACGCTGGCCTACCTGGCCGCCAAGCGCAAGAAGCGCATCGCCAGCGCGACCTTCTTCACCACCATGACCGACTTCTCCGAGCCGGGCGAACTGGGCGTCTTCATCGATGAAGTCCAGGTCTCCAGCCTCGAGAAGAAAATGGCCGAGCGCGGCTTCCTCGAAGGCTCGGAAATGGCCGGCACCTTCAACATGCTGCGCGCCAACGACCTGATCTGGTCCTTCGTGGTGAACAACTACCTGCTGGGCAAGGATCCGTTCCCGTTCGACCTGCTGTACTGGAACTCCGACTCCACCCGCATGCCGGCCAAGATGCACAGCTTCTACCTGCGCAACCTGTACATGGAAAACCGCCTGGTCCAGCCCGGCGGCATCGAGATCGACGGCACGCCGATCGACCTCTCCAAGATCAAGGTGCCGTGCTACTTCATCTCCACCATCGAAGACCACATCGCGCCGTGGAAGAGCACCTACATGGGCGCGCGCAACTTCGGCGGCCCGGTGCGCTTCGTGCTCGGCGGCTCCGGCCACATTGCCGGCATCGTCAACCCGCCGGTCGCCAACAAGTACGGCTACTTCCTGTGCGACGATCCGGCCCTGCCGGAAACGGCCCAGGAATGGTTCGACGCCTCGGTACAGCACGAAGGCTCGTGGTGGACCGACTGGCAGGCCTGGGTGACCGGTCACAACAAGGTGCAGGTCGAGGCCCGCGACCCCGCCAAGGGCAAGCTGCCGGTCCTCGAAGAGGCCCCGGGCAGCTACGTCAAGACCCGCCTCGACGCACAGAAGGCGGCGTAAGGCGCCTCGCCTGAGGCACGAAAAAGGGGCCGATCGGCCCCTTTTTCACGTCCCGCCCATCATGACCGCAACCGTTCTCGACACCAACACCATCATGGCGCTGTGGTTCTTCAATGACCCCGCCCTCGCCCTGCTGCGCGACTGGATCGCCGCCGGCCACACCCGCCTGCTCACCCGCGAGGACGCCCTCGAAGAGCTGCGCCGGGTTCTCGACTACCGGCACTTTGCCTGCCCACCGGCACGCCAGACCGAGATCCTCGCCCACTATCGAGCACAGGCGACCTGCGTGCCCGCCGCCGCCACACCGGCCGAGCTACCCCGCTGTCGCGACGCCGACGACCAGAAATTCCTCGAGATCGCCCACGACGGCGGCGCGCGGTGGCTGCTCACCCGGGACAAGGCACTGCTGCGATCGGGGCGGCACCGGCTGATGCGTGATCGCTGCAGCGTGATCACCCCCGAAGCCTGGCAGAAGGCATTCGCCGGCAGCGCTTAAGCGCGCGCATTCGCCAGCGCCTGGCGCAGCGCCGCCAGCGCGCGCAGCCCGGCCACCGCCCGGCTGCCGTACCACGAGGTCCATTCCCCATCGATCAACTGCACCGGGCGACCGCACAGCGCCGCCACCTCGGCCAGGTGCTTATCCTGGAAGCGGTAGGGCTCGGTCGACAGCAACACCCGCTGTGCCTGGCCGACCCACGGCGCCTGCCAGTCGAAGCTCGGGTAACGATCCCCCGCCTCTGCCGGCACCGTCTGCCAGCCCACCGTCGCCAGCGTGGCCGCGATGTAGGTGTCGCGCGAGACGGTCATCCACGGCTCACGCCAGATCAGGTACAGCACCGACTCCGGCGGCACGGCCGCGCCGACGGCACGCGCCGCCGCCAGCGCGGCATCGAGCTCGGCGGTCAAGCGCGCGGCCGCACGCTGGCAGTCGAACAGATGCCCCATCAGGGCATACAGCGCCCGGTTGTCTTCCGGCGCACCGGGATGGGTCACCACCACGTTCGGCACGAAAGCCGACAAGGCGTCGGCCACCGGGCGCGGATTCTCGTCCACGTTGACGATCACATGGGTTGGCGCCAGTTCGCGGATTCGCTCGAGCTTCACATCCTTGGTGCCACCGACTTTCGGCACCTGGCGCAGGGCCTCGCGCGGGTGGATGCAAAAGCCGGTGCGGCCGACCAGTTGCGCGGCCAGGCCAAGATCGCACAGCAGCTCGGTGATCGACGGCACCAGCGAGACGATGCGGGCATCGCGCCCGAGGGCGGCATGGTGTTGACCGAAGGCGTCGGCCGGCGGGGCAAGGGAAGCAGTCATTGGCCTATTCTAGCCCGGCGCCGGCACCGCCCAGACGCAACCGGGTCGCGCCCGACCACCCCCCGGCCTGCGCCTTGATCGTGGCGCGCAGACCATCGACCAGCCGGCTGACCAGCACCGACGATGTCGTCCCCGCCGCACGCATCAGCTGCAACTGGCAGGTGATCGCCGGCGCCAGCGGCTGGCGCAGCACCCGCACCGGATCCAGCCCGGCAGCGGTGAAACTGTCGACAAAGGCAAACCCCAGCCCCTGGCTGACCAGCGTCGCCGCCAGCGCGTAAGTCTGCACCCGCATTGCCGGCTGCGGCTCCCAGCCGGCCGCACTCATCGCCTGCGCCAGCCGCAGGCCCAGCGGCGTCTCTTCGGCCAGCGCGATGTAGGGCCGGGCATCGAGCCAGTCGCGCTCGCCGAGGCGCAGCACCCCGGACGCCCAGGCCCGCGGCGCCACCAGCACGATCTCCCCCTCGGCCACCGGCGCCAGGCTCATCGTCACCTGCGCCACCGGGTCGATCGCCAGCCCGGCATCGACCTCGTAAGCCACCAGCGCATCCTCGATCTGCCGGGTGTGCAAGGCCCACAGGTCGTACACCACCGCCGGGTGTTCGGCCCGCAGCCGCGCCAGCGCGCCAGGCAACAGGTGGGTCGCCAGCGAGGGCGTGGCGGCGACTCGCAGCAGCCCCGAAGCGCCCCGCCGCAGGTTGTCGGCCAGCGCCTCGATGCGCTCGATCTCGCCCCAGGCGCGCTTGACCTGGGCAA comes from Denitromonas sp. and encodes:
- a CDS encoding class I poly(R)-hydroxyalkanoic acid synthase; this encodes MAPPKTEDRTVELPDPSELAQTYSEVAQRASHLISEHVQRQLKKGVAAPADELGIAQAFMDMMAKLLANPYKLAQTQMNLVWDYFSLWQHSMLRFAGMQAPPVAAPAKDDKRFKDEQWQEHFLFDFIKQSYLITARHIHDTVCGVEGLEEQTQKKVNFYTRQYVDALSPSNFALTNPEVFRETVKNHGQNLVKGLNNLLRDIEDGGGNLRVKMTDTTAFELGKNVATTPGKVVFQTEMMQLIQYTPSTDKALKRPLLIVPPWINKFYILDLREKNSYIKWAVDQGHTVFVISWVNPDEKLAERSFDAYVTDGILAALDAIEAQTGEKEVNAAGYCLGGTLLATTLAYLAAKRKKRIASATFFTTMTDFSEPGELGVFIDEVQVSSLEKKMAERGFLEGSEMAGTFNMLRANDLIWSFVVNNYLLGKDPFPFDLLYWNSDSTRMPAKMHSFYLRNLYMENRLVQPGGIEIDGTPIDLSKIKVPCYFISTIEDHIAPWKSTYMGARNFGGPVRFVLGGSGHIAGIVNPPVANKYGYFLCDDPALPETAQEWFDASVQHEGSWWTDWQAWVTGHNKVQVEARDPAKGKLPVLEEAPGSYVKTRLDAQKAA
- a CDS encoding LysR family transcriptional regulator, with translation MRLRQIEVFRAVMLTGSASAAARWLNVSQPVVSRVIQHTEAQLGFALFERVGGRLSPTPEAGALFAQVKRAWGEIERIEALADNLRRGASGLLRVAATPSLATHLLPGALARLRAEHPAVVYDLWALHTRQIEDALVAYEVDAGLAIDPVAQVTMSLAPVAEGEIVLVAPRAWASGVLRLGERDWLDARPYIALAEETPLGLRLAQAMSAAGWEPQPAMRVQTYALAATLVSQGLGFAFVDSFTAAGLDPVRVLRQPLAPAITCQLQLMRAAGTTSSVLVSRLVDGLRATIKAQAGGWSGATRLRLGGAGAGLE
- a CDS encoding helical backbone metal receptor, with the protein product MTASLAPPADAFGQHHAALGRDARIVSLVPSITELLCDLGLAAQLVGRTGFCIHPREALRQVPKVGGTKDVKLERIRELAPTHVIVNVDENPRPVADALSAFVPNVVVTHPGAPEDNRALYALMGHLFDCQRAAARLTAELDAALAAARAVGAAVPPESVLYLIWREPWMTVSRDTYIAATLATVGWQTVPAEAGDRYPSFDWQAPWVGQAQRVLLSTEPYRFQDKHLAEVAALCGRPVQLIDGEWTSWYGSRAVAGLRALAALRQALANARA
- a CDS encoding putative toxin-antitoxin system toxin component, PIN family, whose amino-acid sequence is MTATVLDTNTIMALWFFNDPALALLRDWIAAGHTRLLTREDALEELRRVLDYRHFACPPARQTEILAHYRAQATCVPAAATPAELPRCRDADDQKFLEIAHDGGARWLLTRDKALLRSGRHRLMRDRCSVITPEAWQKAFAGSA